From the genome of Croceibacterium atlanticum:
CTATGTCACCCGCGAGAAGCGGGGCACGATCGGCCGCCAGGTCGAACAATTGCGCAGCGCCCTTGCCCATCGCCGGATCACCGTATTTCCCGAAGGCACGACTGGGGACGGCACCAGGCTGCTGCCTTTCAAGAGCGCGCTGCTTGCAGCCGTGGAAGCGACCGGGATGGAGGTGACGGTGCAGCCCGTCGCGCTGGTCTATGAAGATGCGGAAGCCATCGCCTGGGGTGATGAGCCGGGCCTGGCCAATATCTGGGCCATTCTTGCCCGAACCCGCCCGATCCGCCTGACGATCCGTTTCCTCGATCCGCTGGAAGGGGATTTGCATCATTGCCGCAAGCAGATGACCATTGCCGCGCAGGAAGCCGTGGCCAAAGCCTTGCCGCTTTAAATTCCGGCATAAATCCCGTAGATGCCCGGCCCCATGCGACAGAGTGACGCCCCCAGGACCTACAGGGTCAAGAGCTTCGGCTGCCAGATGAATGTCTATGACGGCGAACGCATGGCGGAATTGCTTGCCGAGAAGGGCATGTCCCCCGCGCCGGAAGGCGAGGAAGCGGATCTGGTGGTGCTCAACACCTGCCATATCCGCGAAAAGGCGGCGGAGAAGGTTTATTCCGATATCGGCCGGCTGGTTAAGAAGGGCGAAGAGGCCGGGCGCAAGCCGATGATCGCCGTTGCCGGCTGCGTGGCACAGGCAGAAGGCGAAGAGATCATGGCCCGCGCCCCGGCCGTGGGCATGGTCGTGGGCCCGCAGGCCTATCACCGCCTGCCGGAAATGATCGACAGCGCGGCCAGCGGCAAGCGTGCGACTGATACGGACATGCCGGCGGATGCCAAGTTCGCCGCGCTCCCTTCACGGCGCAAAGTGGGGCCGAGCGCGTTTCTGACAGTGCAGGAAGGGTGCGACAAGTTCTGCACCTATTGCGTGGTCCCTTATACGCGCGGTGCAGAAATTTCCCGTCCGTTCAGCGATTTGCTGCGCGAAGCTGAAAAGCTGGTGGAAAGCGGCGCGCGCGAGATCACCTTGCTTGGCCAGAATGTGAACGCATGGTCTGGCGAAGATGAGGCGGGCCGCCCGGTCGGCCTGGAAGGATTGGCAAGAGCGCTGGCAAAACTGCCGGATCTCAAGCGCATCCGCTACACCACCAGCCATCCCAATGACATGACCGAAGGCCTGATCGCCGCCCATGGGGAGGAGCCCAAGCTCATGCCCTATCTGCATCTGCCGGTGCAGAGCGGGTCCGACCGGGTGCTGAAAGCCATGAACCGTTCGCACACGGCCGAAAGCTATCTGCGCCTGCTGGAACGGTTCCGCGCCGTGCGCCCCGACATTGCGCTGAGCGGCGATTTCATCGTCGGTTTTCCGGGCGAGACGGATGCGGAATTCGAAGAGACGCTGAAGCTGGTGGACGAAGTCCGCTATGCGCAGGCATTCAGCTTCAAATATTCGCCCCGCCCCGGCACGCCCGCCGCCGGCATGGACAACCAGATCCCGCGCGAAGTGATGGATGAAAGGCTGCAACGCCTGCAGGCATCGCTCAACCGCGATCAGCTTGCCTTCAACCAGGCGAGCATTGGCAAGACCTGCGAAGTTCTGGTGGAGCGCAAGGGCAAGTTGCCGGGCCAATGGCTGGGCAAGTCGCCCTGGCTGCAATCGGTTTTCTTTGAAGGCGAAGCCGCCATTGGTGACATGGTGACGGTTGAGCTGGCAGAAGCCGGCCCGAATTCGATCCGGGGCCGGCTGCTGCAACTAGCCGAGGCCTGATCCCGCGCTATTGCGCGAGAAAGGCCCCGTCGACCGGGTAATAGGCGCCGGTCAGGAAACTCGCCGCATCGCTGAGCAGGAAATTGGTCAGCGCGGCGACTTCCTCCGGCTGTCCGAGCCGCCCGATCGGGTGCATCCCGACCAGCCCGTCCAGCTGCTTCTTCGACAATGCCCCTTCGATCAGCGGCGTTTCGATGAAGGCCGGGCCTACCGCATTCACGCGGATGCCCTGCGCCGAATATTCCAGCGCCGCCGTCTTGGTCAGCCCGCAAACCGCGTGCTTGGCCGCCACGTAATGCGCCGCGCCCCGCCAGCCGACCGAACCGAGGATGGACGCCATGTTGACGATGGATCCGCCGCCATTCTCCAGCATGGCCGGAATCTGGTAGCGCATACTGTAGAATACGCCGTTCAGATTGACGTCGATCACCCTGCGCCAGTTTTCCAGCGCCATCTCCCCCGTGCTTTGCTGGTCCCCTGAAATACCGGCATTGTTCACGGCGAGATCCAGCCGGCCGAATTCCCGGACGGCAAATGCCACCATGGCTTCAACCTCCTCCGCCTTGGCGACATTGACGGCATAGGCCAGCGCGCCCGCGCCCAGTTCCCCGGCAACCGCTTCTGCGCCCTGCGAATTGTAATCCGCCACCAGCACGCGCGCGCCGCGCCCTGCCAGATCCCGCGCAATGGCCGCGCCGATGCCCGATGCGGCTCCTGTCACGATGGCATTCTTGCCGGAAAAATCCTGGGACATTGTTCCTCTCCTTTCGATGCGACGGTGTGGGGATAAGCGGTCAGCCGTGCCCCATCCAGTGTTCGACACGCAAAAGATGCCGTGCCTGCGGCAATGCGCGATGTTCTATCAGGCGATAAATGCCCCCGACCAGCAAGCTGGCAATCACGAAACTGGCAATCGCATAGGCCCAGACCGCCAGGGCCATCGCCCAGCCCACCGGCGCCATGAACCAGCCATAGACCACCACAAGCGTGCCAAATATCTGCGTGATTTCGCATGGCAGGACCAGTTTCCAGCTGGGCCACGGGCGCGACCATACGCCGCCCTTGTTCCGGGTGAGATAGATTGTCATGTGGCCGGCCACCAGCAGCTTGAGAAACACCAGGGACTGCACGGTTTCGGGCGGCATTTGCAGCCAGTCGCGCACGAACCAGAACAGGCCGAAACTGGAAAACACACCATAGACGCCCAGCGCGCCTGCAATCGCCAGCACGCGGCGCATGTCCCAGCGCAGCGGGCGGCGTGCCATGGCCGCGTTGTCATAGGCGATGGCCATGATCGGGATGTCGTTCAGCAATGCCAGCAGCACCACCATCACCGCCGTGACCGGATAGAAATCGAAGATCAGGATACTGGCCGTCATGAACAGCAGCAGGCGGATCGTCTCCGCGATACGAAAAATGGCATAGCCGGTCATCCGTTCGAATATCTGCCGCGCTTCCTCGATCGCGCGGTTGATGACCGAAAGGCCCGGAGCGGTCAGCACCAGGTCGGCCGCCGCTGCCGCCGCGTCGGTCGCCCCGCTCACCGCGATGCCGACATCGGCCTGTTTCAGCGCTGGCGCATCGTTCACCCCATCGCCCGTCATGCCGACAATATGCCCGGCCTGCTGCAGGGGCCGCACGATCTCGAACTTGTGTTCGGGAAAGACCCGCGCGAACCCGTCCGCCGCCTCGATCGCGCCCAGCCTGTCGCCCGGGGCATCCCGGCCGAAGATCGTGTCCGCCACCACGATATTGCCGCCCATGCCCAGCTGGCCGGCAATATGACGGGCTATCGCCTCGTGATCGCCGGTGACCATCTTGAAATCGAGGCCCATGGCGCGCGCATCCGCAATGGTTTCCGCGCTGTCCTCTCGCGGGGGATCGGACAGAGATAGCAGGCCGAGGAAGCGCCACGCACCCTCCCCGTCCCTTCGCGCCACCGCCAGCGTGCGGAAACCCTTGTCCGCATGGGCAATTACTTCGGCTTCCATCGCGCTGCGCTGGCCGCCCTGCAGGGTGCAGAGATCGGCGATGACCTGCGGCGCCCCCTTGGTTGCGACGATGGTGCGGCCGCCCCGCTCCGCCTGCGCTTCCGCCCGTTTCATCACCGGATCGAAGGGCTGGAAATGGGTTATCTTCCAGCCTTGCAGATCCGCCATATCGGCCTTGTCCAGCACCGCTTCGTCAATCGCATCGGGCGCATCGGCCCGGCAGGCCAGAGCGGCTGCCTGCACCAGCTCGCTCTCCTTCACTCCTTCCGCCAGCCACGATTCGCCCAGAGAGAGGCGGTTCTGGGTGAGCGTGCCGGTCTTGTCGGTACAGAGCAGGTCCATCCCCGCCATTTCCTCTATCGCGACAAGGCGGGAGACGATGGCCTTCATCCGCGCCAGCCGTTCCGCCCCCACGGCCATCGTCACGGACAGCACGGCCGGCAGGGCCACCGGGATGGAGGCGACCGTCAGGATCAGCGCGAATTGAACGGTTTCGACCAGCGGATCCTGGCGGAACAGGGCGACCATCCCGATCAGCGCGACCAGCCCGATCGTGCACAGGATCAGGAAATTGCCGATCCGCAGCACCGCCCGCTGGAAAAGCGACCGGCTGCGCGCCGTATCCACCAGCCGCGCGGTCTTGCCGAAATATGTGTTCATCCCGGTGGCCGTGACGGTGCCGGTCATCTCCCCCAGTTTCACGATCGCGCCGGAATAGGCGATATCGCCCGGCTTGCGATCGACCGGCAGCGATTCCCCGGTGAGGACCGACTGATCGAGGCTGAGATAATCGCCGCCGCTCAACCGGATATCGGCGGGCACGATACTGCCCAGTTTCAAGGCGACGAAATCGCCCGGCACCAGCACCCGTGCGGGCAGATCCTTCCATTCGCCATCGCGCAGGACACGGGCCATGGGGGCAAGCCGCCGGCGCAGCAGGGCAATGGCATTATCCGCCTTGTATTCCTGCCAGAACCCTACCCCGGCATTCACGATCAGCATGGCGAGGATGATGGCCAGTTCTTCCCAATGGCCGAGAACGGCGCTGAGCAATGCGGCCACTTCGATCATCCAGGGGATCGGCCCCCATGCGAAATTGGCGATCCGCGCCAGCAGGCCGGTCTGTTTTTCCGCGAGGACATTCTCGCCATTGCGCGAGGCGCGTGGCGGCCTCCTCCCCGGTCAGCCCCGTTTCCAAATATGGCGCATCGCTCATCCGCCTTCTCCTGCTGGCCTCCAGGACGGCAGACTGCGCATTTTCGCGCGAGCGTTAATCTGGGGATGTTCCGGAGTTTGCAGGCGCCGGATGGCGGCCCGTGGCATTCAGGCGACTTTCCACCGACATATGTTCCGGCATGACTTGCCTCTCGCAATCCGTGGATTATCTTTCGAATCCTAGTGCGAAAGGAGCGCATGGCCCGAAAAACATCTCGCGCAGAAGGGGATACGGTGCTCGCCCACCCCGAAGATCGTCGTGACGCAGGGCGTCGCGCCAGGGTGGAGGTTCTGTTTGAAGAACAGGCCATGCTCGGCCCGTTATTCGGCGAATTCGACGCCAATCTGGTCCAGATAGAAAACCGGCTCGGCGTGTTCATCGCTGCGCGCGGCAACAAGGTGGTGATCGAAGGGGCGGAGGACGAAGTTGCCCGCGCCCGGCAGGTCCTGCTGGCCATGCACGAAAAATTACTGACCGGCGGAGAGCTGGATTCGGGCATGATCGAATCGCTTATCGCCATGTCCAACGAACCCACGCTGGACGGCATCATCACGGGCGAGGCCAAGGGCCCGCCGATCATGATCCGCACCCGCCGCAAGACGATCAGCCCGCGCAGCGCGGCCCAGGCCGAATATATGCGCCAGCTCGCCAGCCGGGACATTATCTTCGCCCTTGGCCCGGCGGGCACGGGCAAGACCTATCTGGCCGTGGCCCAGGCGGTCAGCCAGCTGATCACTGGCAGCGTGCAGCGCCTGATCCTGTCCCGCCCGGCGGTGGAAGCGGGCGAACGGCTGGGCTTCCTGCCCGGCGACATGAAGGAGAAGGTCGATCCCTATCTCCGCCCGCTTTACGATGCGCTGTATGATTGCATGCCGCCCGAACAGGTGGACCGGCGCATCGCCAGCGGGGAGATCGAAATCGCCCCCATCGCCTTCATGCGCGGACGGACCCTGTCCGATGCCTTCGTCATCCTGGACGAAGCGCAGAACACCACTCGCGAACAGATGAAGATGTTTCTCACCCGCTTCGGCCAGAACAGCCGCATGGTGGTGTGCGGGGATCCCCGGCAGGTGGATATACCCGGCGGCATCGGCCAGTCCGGCCTTGCCGATGCGGTCGCCCGACTGGAAGGCGTGGAAGGCATCGGCACCTCCCGCTTCACCGCGGCCGACGTGGTCCGCCACCCGATCGTTGGCCGGATCGTCGAAGCCTATGAAGGGCAGGACGGCTGAGATTTGCCGGATCGATCCGGCACCCCGCCCGCTCTCGTCACCCCGGGCTTGATCCGGGGTCCAGCTTGCTTCCGCCGAGTTGAGAAATGGCGCGATCCCGGATCAGGTCCGGGATGAGAGCAGGGCATGGCGCAAGGTCGAGGCTTCCCTACTGGCCACAGCTCGCGCTATGCGGGCGGAATGTGTCATCCTTCCGCCCCGTCCCGTCTTTCCCCGCCCATCGCGGGATCGAAGGCAGCGCATTTTTCGCGCACAGGACAGTGTTCCAGGCGTTCCAGCCGTGCACCATGCGCGACGAGTGGAGCCGTCTGATGCAGCTCGATATCGATATTGAGGATCCGTGGCCGGCGGGCGACTGGGAAGCTCTGGCCGAACGTGTGGCGCAATGCGCGATTTCGGTCGCGCCGGAGCTTGGGAATGAACGGCTGGCGGCCAGCCTGCTGTTCACCTCGGATTCGCAGGTGCATGAACTCAACCGCGAATGGCGCCAGCGGGACAAACCCACCAATGTCCTCTCCTTCCCCATGCTGGAGCGGGAGGACTTGCTGGAATTGCAGGCCGACGGACCGCCCGAACTGCTGGGCGATATCGCCCTTGCCTGCCAGACCTGTGCGCGCGAAGCCGCCGAAAAAGGCGTTTCCCTGCAAGACCATGCCGCGCATCTTGTGCTTCACGGATTGCTCCATCTGGCAGGGTATGATCACGAAATTTCCGCCGCGGATGCCGATGCGATGGAGGCAATGGAAACAAAGGCGCTTGCGCAAATGGGAATCGGCAACCCATATGAAGAGCCGCAAACAGAATAGGGAAAAGCGACAGGGCGATGCCCGACGTTACGAAACAGGGCGATTCCAGCAATGGAGACGCGGACAGTAGGGGCGGATTGTGGAACGCAATCCGACGATTCTTCGACGAAGCGGGCGAAACCTCGCTCCGCGCACAATTGGAAGAAGCGATTGACGAGCATGAGGGGGAGCACGCCTCAGGCGAACAGATACCCGGCAAGGGGGATCTTTCGGCGGTGGAACTCACCATGCTGCGCAATCTGCTGCATTTCAGCGAGCATGATGCCGATGACGTGGCGATTCCCCGTGGGGAAATCATCGCCGTGTCGGCCGATGCCAGCTGGGACGATCTGATCGGGATCTTTTCCGAACACGGCCATTCGCGCCTGCCGGTCTATCGCGACATGCTGGATCAGGTAATCGGCATGATCCACATCAAGGACGTGTTTCCCTATCTGGCCCACGGCAAGGCACCGCCTTCCGACTGGACGGTGCTGATGCGCCAACCGCTTTATGTGCCGCAGGCACGCGGGGCGCTGGACGTGCTGGCCGATATGCGCGCCCGCCGCATTCATCTTGCCATCGTGGTGGATGAATTTTCCGGCACGGACGGGATCATCACGATCGAGGATCTGGTCGAGGAAATCGTCGGCGAGATCGAGGACGAGCATGACGATGCGCCGATCGACCTGGTGGTCGCCATTGGCGAAGGCATGTGGGATGCGGATGCCAGGGCGGAACTGGACGACGTGGCCAAGATCGTCGACGATCCGCGCATTGCCGAGGTCGAGGAAGCGGTCGACACGCTGGGGGGGCTGGCTTTCGTGCTGGCCGAACAGGTGCCGCCACCCGGCACGGTTCTGACCCACCCCAGCGGCTGGCGGATCGAAGTCACTGCCGGGGATGAAACCCATGTCACCCGGCTGCGGCTCCATCGCCCAGAAGCGGAAAGCGAACCGGAAACGGAATGACGCTGTATGACGTGCGAAAGGTAGCAAGCGAAGTTTGTTGCAAAAAACGCACAAGGGAGGAAATATTGGTGCAGCGCAACAAAAAATATGATTTCGTCATATCAATGATTTGAGGAATTTGCTGTCCAATTTTCCCCCGCAGCGCATCACAAGCAGCTCGACACAGTTGCATTTTTCTGAACATTAGATCCGATGCGCCGCCTCCCCCCCTTAAGGGCGCTCGAAGCTTTCGTGCGTGTGGTTCGCCTGGGCTCTGCCCGCGCGGCCTCGGACGAACTCGGGCTCAGCCCGTCCGCCCTTTCCCGCCGGATTGCCAATCTTGAAGATTTCACCGGCAAGAAGATGTTTTCCCGCACCGGCCAGGCAATGAAGCTGACCGATGAAGGGCGCGCATTCTACGATTCAGTCGCCCCGCATCTGGAAGCGCTGGCCGTGGCGGTGGAAGCGCAGTCGGAAAATCTGCAATTGCTGCGCCTGCGGCTGGGCGTCCTGCCCCTGTTCGGAACGCAGCGCCTGTTCCCCCGTCTGCCGGAACTGCGCCAGTTGCATCCGCGGCTGCATATCGACATCGACACCGGCCCGCATCTGATCGACCGGGTGGGCGATACGCTGGATGCGGCGATCATCCTGATGACGGAACCGAACGCCAATTATCACGGCGTCCAGCTGGACCAGAACACCGTCCACGCGATCTGCAACAAGACATTGGCAGAAGAACTCGGCCCCAGCCCCGGCATTCCCGAACTGGAGAAGCAGACCTTCCTGCTCCACACGGACATGCCGCTGAGCTTCGACGCCTGGAAGAAGGCGCTTGGTTACGAAGCGCTGCAACCAAGCGCGATAGACCATTACGATTCCGGCCAGCTGATTCTGGAAGCGGCCGCACAGGGCCTGGGCGTGGCCATGATGCATGACGACCACATGCGCCGGAACAACGATCCGCGGCTGGCCAAACTGTTCGACGGGCTACAGGTCGAAAGCCCATACAGCTATTGGTTTGTCTGCCGCCCGGTCGATCTGGAAACCCGCCCGGTGCGGATATTCCACGACTGGCTGGTCAAGGCAGGTCTGTAGAAGGCACAAGACGAAATCGGGCAAATGGTAAAGACCGGCCCGGAAATTGGACAAAATGGGGAGAATTCGATGAGACTGAGCCTGAAACTTCTGGCGGCAGCGAGTGTGCTGGCCACCCTTTCCACACCAGCCGCCGCCCAGATGCGGGCGTTGAGCGATCCGGTGGAGGCGCATCCCGATCCGGAATCGCTGTTCACCAGCAGCGATCCCGAACTTCACCGCAACAAGCAGGCAACGCTGCACATCATGCGCGAATTGCTGCAATGCGACCAGTGGGGCCGCGCCGGCGAATGGCTGACGGATCGTTATATCCAGCACAACCCGCTCGCCGCTTCGGGGCTGGAAGGCGTGCAACGTTATTTCATCGAGATTGCGGGGCGCAAGCCGAAGGAAAATTGCGAAAAGCTGACCAATCCGATCGTCGCCGTTCAGGCGGAGGATGATTTCGTCACCGTGCTGACCAAGCGCGAAGTCCCCTATGCCGACGATCCGACGAAGAGCTACACCACGACCTGGTTCGATACCTGGCGCTTCGTTGACGGCAAGGCGGACGAACATTGGGATCCGGCCACGCTTCCCACCGGCACCCCGCCCCAGGCAATGGATGTGGACGCGGTGCTGCTGGAAGCGAAGGAAAGCGCCGCGATCGAGAAACTGATGTGGGACTATGTCCGCGCGGCCGATACGCTGAATGCCGATGAATATGTGACCGTGTTCACCGAAGACGGTTCCTTCCAGGCGACGAAGGGCCGCGACGCGCTGCACAAGATGATTTCCGACATGAAGGTCAGCATGGACAAGCGCCGCGCCGATGGCCAGCTATCCGGCGCGATGCATCATGTGATGTCCAACCAGCATATCGAATTCCTTTCCCCCACCCGGGCCCGGGTTCACTATTACTGGCAGACCGTGTTCGGCGGACCGGCCGGCAGCGAAACCCCGCCCAGGGTCGCCGCAGTAGGCAATGGCGTGGACGATGTGGTGAAGAAGGACGGCAAGTGGCTGATCATGAGCCGCAATGTCGCGCCGAGTGCGGAGCAGGAATAGGCGTCGATCTGCATGACCAAATAAAAAGGGGCGCCCCGCGGCGCCCCTTTTCATATCGATTGCCTGCCGGTTTCAGGAAACCGTGGCTTTCACGATCTTGCCCGGTTCCTGCGGCGGTTCGCCCTTGGGCAGCGCGTCGACATGTTCCATCCCGCTCTCGACCTGGCCCCAGACGGTGTACTGCCCATCCAGGAAATGCGCATCGTCGAAGCAGATGAAGAACTGGCTGTTCGCACTGTCGGGAACCTGGGTGCGCGCCATGGAGCAAGTGCCGCGCATATGCGGTTCGGCGTTGAATTCCGCCTTCAGGTCGGGCTTGTCGCTGCCGCCCATGCCGGTGCCGGTCGGATCGCCGCCCTGCGCCATGAAGCCGGGGATCACACGGTGGAAGACGACACCGTCATAGAAACCATCCTTGGCAAGTTCGGTAATACGTTCGACATGTCCGGGCGCCAGATCGGGACGCAGCTTGATCACGACATCGCCGCCCTTTCCGTTTCCGGTATCCAGCGTCAGTGTCAGCTTTTCGTCGGCCATCTAAGATCTCCTCTCGGGTTTCGCGGGCGATATAGGGAAGTGTGCGGCATTGTCACCCGTCGCTTGCTTTTGCGGCGCACAAGAATAGGACCGGGGGCATGGCCGAACACGACATCAGAGAGCTGGAAGAGGAGCTTCCCCGCGAGGAAGACGAACAGCTCGACGAGGAAAACCGGCTGAAACCGGAATTCGTCGATTCGGTAATCGAAGCCGTCGACGAAGGCGACGAATCCCGCGCTTACGAGCTGGTCGAACCGCTCCACCCGGCCGACATCGCCGATCTTCTGGAATTGTTGCAGCCGGAACGGCGCCACATGCTGGCGGCTGCGATCACCGATCTGATGACGGCCGAAGTCGTCTCCGAGCTGAATGATTATGTCCGCGACGACATGATCGAGGCGCTGCCACCCGAAGCGGTGGCGGAAATCGCCGAACAGCTGGATACGGACGATGCCGTCCAGCTGATCGAGGATCTCGACCCGGCCGAACAGCGCGCCATCCTGGCGGAGATGGAACCGGAAGACCGCGCGGCCATCGAAAACGCGCTGTCCTATCCGGAAGAAACCGCTGGCCGCCTGATGCAGCGCGAGCTGGTGGCCGTGCCGGAACACCTGACCGTCGGCGACCTGATCGATTATCTGCGCGACAATGACGATCTGCCGACGGAATTCTTTGAAGTCTTCATCGTCGATCATCGCCACCGCCCGGTGGGCAGTTGCCAGCTGTCCTGGATCCTGCGCTGCCCGCGCCATATCGCGCTGAGCGACGTGATGCTGCGCGACCAGACGCTGATCCCGGTCGATATGGACCAGGAAGAAGTCGCCCTTCGGTTCCAGAAATATGCGCTGATTTCCGCCGCCGTGGTGGATGAAGGCGGACGCCTGGTCGGCCAGCTGACCGTCGACGATATCGTACATATCATCCAGGAAGAAGCCGGCGAGGACGCCCTGCTGATGAGCGGCGCGGGCGAAGGCGACATCAACGAACCGATCCGCGATGCCTATTGGGCGCGCGTGCGCTGGCTGGTCGCCAATCTGGGCACCGCCCTGATCGCCAGCGTGATCATCGCCACATTCGATTCGGCCATCGCGCAATTGACCGCGCTGGCCATTCTGATGCCGATCGTGCCTTCTCTCGGCGGCAATGCGGGCACGCAGACAATGGCGGTGACTGTCCGCGCCATTGCCACCAACCAGCTGACCCGGTCCAATACGCGGCGCATGCTGGGCCGAGAATTCCGCGTCGCCCTGCTGAATGGCGCAACAGTGGCCGTGGTGATCGGTATCGGCGTGGCGGCCGTGTTCACGCCGATGCTGGGCCTCGTGATCGCCGCAGCCATGATCATCAATATTCTCACCGCCGGGCTGGCCGGGGTGGCGGTGCCCGTTCTGTTCGACCGGGTGGGGCAGGATCCCGCGGTGGCAAGCAGCGTCTTCGTGACGATGATCACCGATTCCATGGGCTTTTTCGCCTTTCTCGGCCTCGCCGTGGCGAGCGGCATGGTCGCCTGACCCCGCGCGCTGGAACAGTTGGAACGCTGTTCCAGCCACAAGCAATTGTCCCTCCACTCGCATCTCGCAAATGCGCTGCGGCATCCCTATCTCGGCATCATGCCGCTCAGCATGACCAAGATCGCCTATCGTTCGGGCAGTGTCGAAAATCTGCGCAAATGGGTCGAATCCGGGGACGAGGCGCATATGACCACGCGCTATCTGCCCAAACGCCATGAAGAGATGATTGGCGGTTCACTTTACTGGATCATCGAACATGCGCTGGTCGCGCGCAGCGAGATATTGGGTTTCCAGCAACGCGACGATGGCCGCTGGACCATCCGCCTGGCGCCCAAGCTCGTCCTCGTCCGGCCCAAGGCCAAGCGCGCCCACCAGGGCTGGCGCTATCTTGAAGAAAAGGATGCGCCCCCCGATCTGGCTGACGGGGAAATGAGCGGCGACGTGCTGCCGGGCAAGCTGGTCAGGGAACTGGGGAAGCTGGGGCTGGTATAGCGGCCTCGCGCTCCATCACGATGCGCCAGAGCGGCTGCGGGTCCAGCGGCACGCGGAACCTGTTGCGGGCAAGATCGGCCCATTCCTCGAAATGCTGGATCTCCCTTATTTCCTGCCCTTCCGGCGCGGAAATGGTCAGGATCCGGTCACGCATCGCCCAGTGCCGGTCCCCGTCGCGGATCTGCATGGTCATCCGCCCCACGAAATTGGATGCGGGATTGCTGCGCTGCCATTCGCATTTGGCGGAAAGCAATTCTTCATCCGCCTCCTCTGCCGTGAAATCGAACCAGAAAGGGGCCGCGCCGCACCCCTCCTCGGTAAAACGCCACATTCCATCCGCCGTCTTGCCAAGGGACACGCGAAAGGGGCTGTCTTCCCGTGCGCCTTCTTCCAGCGGCAGTGGCCCGGCCAGCTTTGATCCGAAACCGGCATCGACAAGCCAGTCCCGCCCTTCGCATTGGACGATCAGCGCCAGATGGCCACCCATTGCCGCGCTCGTCCCTTCTTCGCGCAATACACCGCAGGCGATCCGCCGCACGGCAAAGCCCGCCAGCGACAGGGCGGAGCCAAGCACGGCATTCTGTTCGTAACACCAGCCGCCCCTGCCCTGCCCGACGATCTTGGCCCAAGCCGCATCGGGCGAAGTGCCGAGCGGGAGGCTGCGCTGCACGTCGAGATTTTCAAACGGGACTGCCGCGATCTGCGCGCCGACCATTGCCTGCAAGCTTGGCAGGTCGGGGCGAATTGTATGGTCCAGCCCGATCCGCGCCAGATAATCGCCCAATTCCATCCCGCACCTCTTTCCCTGCCATATTGCCCCATGCCTATAGCAGAGGATGGCCGGATCGACGGCGATCAACTTTCGGTCAGCAATTGCTCCACCGCTCCCTGCGCAGGACGCTATCTGCACT
Proteins encoded in this window:
- a CDS encoding peptidylprolyl isomerase — its product is MADEKLTLTLDTGNGKGGDVVIKLRPDLAPGHVERITELAKDGFYDGVVFHRVIPGFMAQGGDPTGTGMGGSDKPDLKAEFNAEPHMRGTCSMARTQVPDSANSQFFICFDDAHFLDGQYTVWGQVESGMEHVDALPKGEPPQEPGKIVKATVS
- a CDS encoding arylamine N-acetyltransferase family protein, with the protein product MELGDYLARIGLDHTIRPDLPSLQAMVGAQIAAVPFENLDVQRSLPLGTSPDAAWAKIVGQGRGGWCYEQNAVLGSALSLAGFAVRRIACGVLREEGTSAAMGGHLALIVQCEGRDWLVDAGFGSKLAGPLPLEEGAREDSPFRVSLGKTADGMWRFTEEGCGAAPFWFDFTAEEADEELLSAKCEWQRSNPASNFVGRMTMQIRDGDRHWAMRDRILTISAPEGQEIREIQHFEEWADLARNRFRVPLDPQPLWRIVMEREAAIPAPASPVP
- a CDS encoding nuclear transport factor 2 family protein — translated: MRLSLKLLAAASVLATLSTPAAAQMRALSDPVEAHPDPESLFTSSDPELHRNKQATLHIMRELLQCDQWGRAGEWLTDRYIQHNPLAASGLEGVQRYFIEIAGRKPKENCEKLTNPIVAVQAEDDFVTVLTKREVPYADDPTKSYTTTWFDTWRFVDGKADEHWDPATLPTGTPPQAMDVDAVLLEAKESAAIEKLMWDYVRAADTLNADEYVTVFTEDGSFQATKGRDALHKMISDMKVSMDKRRADGQLSGAMHHVMSNQHIEFLSPTRARVHYYWQTVFGGPAGSETPPRVAAVGNGVDDVVKKDGKWLIMSRNVAPSAEQE
- a CDS encoding DUF1489 family protein, coding for MPLSMTKIAYRSGSVENLRKWVESGDEAHMTTRYLPKRHEEMIGGSLYWIIEHALVARSEILGFQQRDDGRWTIRLAPKLVLVRPKAKRAHQGWRYLEEKDAPPDLADGEMSGDVLPGKLVRELGKLGLV
- the mgtE gene encoding magnesium transporter, which codes for MAEHDIRELEEELPREEDEQLDEENRLKPEFVDSVIEAVDEGDESRAYELVEPLHPADIADLLELLQPERRHMLAAAITDLMTAEVVSELNDYVRDDMIEALPPEAVAEIAEQLDTDDAVQLIEDLDPAEQRAILAEMEPEDRAAIENALSYPEETAGRLMQRELVAVPEHLTVGDLIDYLRDNDDLPTEFFEVFIVDHRHRPVGSCQLSWILRCPRHIALSDVMLRDQTLIPVDMDQEEVALRFQKYALISAAVVDEGGRLVGQLTVDDIVHIIQEEAGEDALLMSGAGEGDINEPIRDAYWARVRWLVANLGTALIASVIIATFDSAIAQLTALAILMPIVPSLGGNAGTQTMAVTVRAIATNQLTRSNTRRMLGREFRVALLNGATVAVVIGIGVAAVFTPMLGLVIAAAMIINILTAGLAGVAVPVLFDRVGQDPAVASSVFVTMITDSMGFFAFLGLAVASGMVA
- a CDS encoding LysR family transcriptional regulator, whose amino-acid sequence is MRRLPPLRALEAFVRVVRLGSARAASDELGLSPSALSRRIANLEDFTGKKMFSRTGQAMKLTDEGRAFYDSVAPHLEALAVAVEAQSENLQLLRLRLGVLPLFGTQRLFPRLPELRQLHPRLHIDIDTGPHLIDRVGDTLDAAIILMTEPNANYHGVQLDQNTVHAICNKTLAEELGPSPGIPELEKQTFLLHTDMPLSFDAWKKALGYEALQPSAIDHYDSGQLILEAAAQGLGVAMMHDDHMRRNNDPRLAKLFDGLQVESPYSYWFVCRPVDLETRPVRIFHDWLVKAGL
- a CDS encoding hemolysin family protein, giving the protein MPDVTKQGDSSNGDADSRGGLWNAIRRFFDEAGETSLRAQLEEAIDEHEGEHASGEQIPGKGDLSAVELTMLRNLLHFSEHDADDVAIPRGEIIAVSADASWDDLIGIFSEHGHSRLPVYRDMLDQVIGMIHIKDVFPYLAHGKAPPSDWTVLMRQPLYVPQARGALDVLADMRARRIHLAIVVDEFSGTDGIITIEDLVEEIVGEIEDEHDDAPIDLVVAIGEGMWDADARAELDDVAKIVDDPRIAEVEEAVDTLGGLAFVLAEQVPPPGTVLTHPSGWRIEVTAGDETHVTRLRLHRPEAESEPETE